One segment of Macrotis lagotis isolate mMagLag1 chromosome 1, bilby.v1.9.chrom.fasta, whole genome shotgun sequence DNA contains the following:
- the LOC141511716 gene encoding uncharacterized protein LOC141511716 isoform X3, protein MSWQEKFPDPEVLSQEVVAFKDVAVDFTPEEWDLLDSAQKQLHKDVMLENAQNFLFLVHHLSPGFPVSREDLNPHLEEEGLRTSCPDAETKRDEMSANLKMTPWNGFTASGEERTHLGNHELIRTIEKQYEYTPYGKTCQKSDSFTEHQKIHTEEKPYEYNQCGKTFFPSSKLAVHQRFHTGDKPYKCDQCGKTFRKSSSLSVHQRIHTGEKPYECNQCGKAFRERSSLIYHQRIHTEKAYECNHCGKTFPRNSALAVHQRIHTGEKPYKCNQCGKAFTKSSNLVVHQRIHTGEKPFECKQCGKTFRDHSSLTYHQRIHTGEKPYECNQCGKTFRWSSGFAVHQRIHTGNKPYECSKCGKTFRKSSHLAVHQRIHTGEKPYECNQCGKTFTKSSHLAVHQRIHTGEKPFLQNQCGKAFKENSSLIYHQKIHTGEKTYECNQCGKTFTQSSHLAVHQRIHTGEKPFECKQCGKAFRERSSLIYHQRIHTGEKPYECNQCGKTFFRGSSLTVHQRIHTGEKPYECNQCGKAFIKSSHLAEHQRIHTGEKPYECNQCGKTFTKRSGLVVHQRIHTGEKAYECKQCGKAFTRSSSLAVHQTIHTGEKAFECNQCGKAFRAHSSLTCHQRIHTGEKPYECDQCGKTFTRNSGLAVHQRIHIAEKPFECKQCGKAFRKHSSLIHHQRIHTGKKPHECNQCGKTFTRSSGLAVHQRIHIAEKSFECNQCGKAFREHSSLIHHQRIHTGEKAYECNQCGKAFRERFSLTYHQRIHTGEKPYECNQCGKAFRDRSSLIYHQRIHTGEKPYECNQCGKAFRQRSSLIYHQRIHTGKKPYECNQCGKTFTRSSGLAVHQRIHTGEKPYECNQCGKTFTRSSHLAGHQRIHTGEKPYECNQCGKAFTQSYGLAVHQRIHTGEKPYECNQCGKAFTRSSSLAVHQRIHTGEKPFACNQCGKSFTTSSHLSVHRRIHTGEKPYECNQCGKAFRERSPLIHHQTIHTGEKPYECNQCGKTFTRNSGLAVHQRIHIGEKPYECKQYGKAF, encoded by the exons ATGAGCTGGCAGGAGAAGTTTCCAGatcctgaggtcctttctcag GAGGTGGTGGcattcaaggatgtggctgtggacttTACCCCGGAGGAATGGGACCTGTTGGACAGTGCTCAGAAGCAGCTGCACAAGGACGTCATGCTGGAGAATGCTCAGAACTTTCTTTTCCTGG TTCATCACCTCTCCCCAGGATTTCCGGTTTCCAGAGAAGATTTGAACCCCCACTTGGAGGAAGAGGGTCTAAGGACCTCCTGTCCAG ATGCAGAAACGAAGCGTGATGAGATGAGTGCAAATTTGAAAATGACCCCTTGGAATGGCTTTACTGCTTCTGGTGAAGAGAGGACTCATCTTGGTAACCATGAGCTTATCCGCACTATAGAGAAACAGTATGAATATACTCCATATGGAAAGACTTGTCAAAAAAGTGACAGTTTCACTGAACATCAGAAAATCCACACTGAAGAGAAACCTTATGAGtataatcaatgtggaaagactttctttCCTAGCTCCAaacttgctgtacatcagagattCCACACTGGGGACAAACCTTATAAATGTGATCAGTGTGGAAAGACATTCAGAAAAAgttcttctctttctgtccatcagagaatccacactggggagaaaccttatgaatgtaatcaatgtggaaaggctttcagagaACGCTCCTCTCTTATTtatcatcagagaatccacactgagaaggcttatgaatgtaatcattgTGGAAAGACATTCCCACGAAACTCTGcacttgctgtacatcagagaatccacactggggagaaaccttataaatgtaatcagtgtggaaaggctttcacaaAGAGCTCCAATCTTgttgtacatcagagaatccacactggggagaaaccttttgaatgtaagcaatgtggaaagactttcagagacCACTCCTCTCTTACTtatcatcagagaatccacactggggagaagccttatgaatgtaatcagtgtgggaaGACTTTCAGATGGAGCTCTGGatttgctgtacatcagagaatccacactgggaacaagccttatgaatgtagtaagtgtggaaagactttcagaaagAGCTCccatcttgctgtacatcagagaatccacactggggagaaaccttatgaatgtaatcaatgtggaaagactttcacaaagAGCTCCCATCTTGCTGtccatcagagaatccatactggtGAGAAGCCTTTTCTACagaatcaatgtggaaaggctttcaaagaaaactcctctcttaTTTATCATCAgaaaatccacactggagagaagacttatgaatgtaatcagtgtggaaagactttcacacagAGCTCCCATCTTGCTGtccatcagagaatccatactggggagaaaccttttgaatgtaagcagtgtggaaaggctttcagagaACGCTCCTCTCTTATTTATCATcaaagaatccacactggggagaagccttatgaatgtaatcagtgtggaaagactttctttCGTGGTTCCAGTCTTACTgtccatcagagaatccacactggggagaaaccttatgaatgtaatcagtgtggaaaggctttcataAAGAGCTCCCATCTTgctgaacatcagagaatccacactggggagaagccttatgaatgtaatcagtgtggaaagactttcacaaagAGGTCCGGACTTgttgtacatcagagaatccacactggggagaaggcTTATGAATGTAaacagtgtggaaaggctttcacacGGAGCTCCAGTCTTGCAGTACATCAGACAATCCATACTGGGGAGAAGGcttttgaatgtaatcagtgtggaaaggctttcagagCACACTCCTCTCTTACTtgtcatcagagaatccacactggggagaagccttatgaatgtgatcagtgtggaaagactttcacacgGAACTCTGgacttgctgtacatcagagaatccacattgcagagaaaccttttgaatgtaagcaatgtggaaaggctttcagaaAACACTCCTCTCTTATTcatcatcagagaatccacactgggaaGAAGCCtcatgaatgtaatcagtgtggaaagactttcacacgGAGCTCTGgacttgctgtacatcagagaatccacattGCGGAGAAATCTTTTGAAtgcaatcaatgtggaaaggctttcagagaACACTCCTCTCTTATTcatcatcagagaatccacactggggagaaggcTTATGAAtgcaatcaatgtggaaaggctttcagagaACGCTTCTCTCTTACTtatcatcagagaatccacactggggagaagccttatgaatgtaatcaatgtggaaaggctttcagagaTCGCTCCTCTCTTATTtatcatcagagaatccacactggggagaagccttatgaatgtaatcaatgtggaaaggctttcagacAACGCTCCTCTCTCATTtatcatcagagaatccacactgggaagaagccttatgaatgtaatcagtgtggaaaaacTTTCACACGGAGCTCCGgacttgctgtacatcagagaatccacactggggagaagccttatgaatgtaatcagtgtggaaagactttcacaaggAGCTCCCATCTTGCtggacatcagagaatccacactggggagaagccttatgaatgtaatcagtgtggaaaggctttcacacAGAGCTACGgacttgctgtacatcagagaatccacactggggagaagccttatgaatgtaatcaatgtggaaaggctttcacacGGAGTTCCAGTCTTGcagtacatcagagaatccacactggggagaagccttTTGCATGCAATCAGTGTGGAAAGTCTTTCACAACAAGTTCCCACCTCTCTGTACATCGtagaatccatactggagagaaaccttatgaatgtaatcaatgtggaaaggctttcagagaACGCTCCCCTCTTATTCATCATCAGACAATCCATACtggggagaagccttatgaatgtaatcagtgtggaaagactttcacacgGAACTCTGgacttgctgtacatcagagaatccacattggagagaaaccttatgaatgtaaacaGTATGGTAAGGCTTTTTAA
- the LOC141511716 gene encoding uncharacterized protein LOC141511716 isoform X4 — MLYACDSCTVYQHHGKKLNHFHLNYLRKTLKMSWQEKFPDPEVLSQEVVAFKDVAVDFTPEEWDLLDSAQKQLHKDVMLENAQNFLFLVHHLSPGFPVSREDLNPHLEEEGLRTSCPDAETKRDEMSANLKMTPWNGFTASGEERTHLGNHELIRTIEKQYEYTPYGKTCQKSDSFTEHQKIHTEEKPYEYNQCGKTFFPSSKLAVHQRFHTGDKPYKCDQCGKTFRKSSSLSVHQRIHTGEKPYECNQCGKAFRERSSLIYHQRIHTEKAYECNHCGKTFPRNSALAVHQRIHTGEKPYKCNQCGKAFTKSSNLVVHQRIHTGEKPFECKQCGKTFRDHSSLTYHQRIHTGEKPYECNQCGKTFRWSSGFAVHQRIHTGNKPYECSKCGKTFRKSSHLAVHQRIHTGEKPYECNQCGKTFTKSSHLAVHQRIHTGEKPFLQNQCGKAFKENSSLIYHQKIHTGEKTYECNQCGKTFTQSSHLAVHQRIHTGEKPFECKQCGKAFRERSSLIYHQRIHTGEKPYECNQCGKTFFRGSSLTVHQRIHTGEKPYECNQCGKAFIKSSHLAEHQRIHTGEKPYECNQCGKTFTKRSGLVVHQRIHTGEKAYECKQCGKAFTRSSSLAVHQTIHTGEKAFECNQCGKAFRAHSSLTCHQRIHTGEKPYECDQCGKTFTRNSGLAVHQRIHIAEKPFECKQCGKAFRKHSSLIHHQRIHTGKKPHECNQCGKTFTRSSGLAVHQRIHIAEKSFECNQCGKAFREHSSLIHHQRIHTGEKAYECNQCGKAFRERFSLTYHQRIHTGEKPYECNQCGKAFRDRSSLIYHQRIHTGEKPYECNQCGKAFRQRSSLIYHQRIHTGKKPYECNQCGKTFTRSSGLAVHQRIHTGEKPYECNQCGKTFTRSSHLAGHQRIHTGEKPYECNQCGKAFTQSYGLAVHQRIHTGEKPYECNQCGKAFTRSSSLAVHQRIHTGEKPFACNQCGKSFTTSSHLSVHRRIHTGEKPYECNQCGKAFRERSPLIHHQTIHTGEKPYECNQCGKTFTRNSGLAVHQRIHIGEKPYECKQYGKAF; from the exons ATGTTATATGCCTGTGATTCCTgtacagtctaccagcaccatggaAAGAAACTGAACCACTTCCATCTAAATTACCTTAGGAAGACTCTGAAGATGAGCTGGCAGGAGAAGTTTCCAGatcctgaggtcctttctcag GAGGTGGTGGcattcaaggatgtggctgtggacttTACCCCGGAGGAATGGGACCTGTTGGACAGTGCTCAGAAGCAGCTGCACAAGGACGTCATGCTGGAGAATGCTCAGAACTTTCTTTTCCTGG TTCATCACCTCTCCCCAGGATTTCCGGTTTCCAGAGAAGATTTGAACCCCCACTTGGAGGAAGAGGGTCTAAGGACCTCCTGTCCAG ATGCAGAAACGAAGCGTGATGAGATGAGTGCAAATTTGAAAATGACCCCTTGGAATGGCTTTACTGCTTCTGGTGAAGAGAGGACTCATCTTGGTAACCATGAGCTTATCCGCACTATAGAGAAACAGTATGAATATACTCCATATGGAAAGACTTGTCAAAAAAGTGACAGTTTCACTGAACATCAGAAAATCCACACTGAAGAGAAACCTTATGAGtataatcaatgtggaaagactttctttCCTAGCTCCAaacttgctgtacatcagagattCCACACTGGGGACAAACCTTATAAATGTGATCAGTGTGGAAAGACATTCAGAAAAAgttcttctctttctgtccatcagagaatccacactggggagaaaccttatgaatgtaatcaatgtggaaaggctttcagagaACGCTCCTCTCTTATTtatcatcagagaatccacactgagaaggcttatgaatgtaatcattgTGGAAAGACATTCCCACGAAACTCTGcacttgctgtacatcagagaatccacactggggagaaaccttataaatgtaatcagtgtggaaaggctttcacaaAGAGCTCCAATCTTgttgtacatcagagaatccacactggggagaaaccttttgaatgtaagcaatgtggaaagactttcagagacCACTCCTCTCTTACTtatcatcagagaatccacactggggagaagccttatgaatgtaatcagtgtgggaaGACTTTCAGATGGAGCTCTGGatttgctgtacatcagagaatccacactgggaacaagccttatgaatgtagtaagtgtggaaagactttcagaaagAGCTCccatcttgctgtacatcagagaatccacactggggagaaaccttatgaatgtaatcaatgtggaaagactttcacaaagAGCTCCCATCTTGCTGtccatcagagaatccatactggtGAGAAGCCTTTTCTACagaatcaatgtggaaaggctttcaaagaaaactcctctcttaTTTATCATCAgaaaatccacactggagagaagacttatgaatgtaatcagtgtggaaagactttcacacagAGCTCCCATCTTGCTGtccatcagagaatccatactggggagaaaccttttgaatgtaagcagtgtggaaaggctttcagagaACGCTCCTCTCTTATTTATCATcaaagaatccacactggggagaagccttatgaatgtaatcagtgtggaaagactttctttCGTGGTTCCAGTCTTACTgtccatcagagaatccacactggggagaaaccttatgaatgtaatcagtgtggaaaggctttcataAAGAGCTCCCATCTTgctgaacatcagagaatccacactggggagaagccttatgaatgtaatcagtgtggaaagactttcacaaagAGGTCCGGACTTgttgtacatcagagaatccacactggggagaaggcTTATGAATGTAaacagtgtggaaaggctttcacacGGAGCTCCAGTCTTGCAGTACATCAGACAATCCATACTGGGGAGAAGGcttttgaatgtaatcagtgtggaaaggctttcagagCACACTCCTCTCTTACTtgtcatcagagaatccacactggggagaagccttatgaatgtgatcagtgtggaaagactttcacacgGAACTCTGgacttgctgtacatcagagaatccacattgcagagaaaccttttgaatgtaagcaatgtggaaaggctttcagaaAACACTCCTCTCTTATTcatcatcagagaatccacactgggaaGAAGCCtcatgaatgtaatcagtgtggaaagactttcacacgGAGCTCTGgacttgctgtacatcagagaatccacattGCGGAGAAATCTTTTGAAtgcaatcaatgtggaaaggctttcagagaACACTCCTCTCTTATTcatcatcagagaatccacactggggagaaggcTTATGAAtgcaatcaatgtggaaaggctttcagagaACGCTTCTCTCTTACTtatcatcagagaatccacactggggagaagccttatgaatgtaatcaatgtggaaaggctttcagagaTCGCTCCTCTCTTATTtatcatcagagaatccacactggggagaagccttatgaatgtaatcaatgtggaaaggctttcagacAACGCTCCTCTCTCATTtatcatcagagaatccacactgggaagaagccttatgaatgtaatcagtgtggaaaaacTTTCACACGGAGCTCCGgacttgctgtacatcagagaatccacactggggagaagccttatgaatgtaatcagtgtggaaagactttcacaaggAGCTCCCATCTTGCtggacatcagagaatccacactggggagaagccttatgaatgtaatcagtgtggaaaggctttcacacAGAGCTACGgacttgctgtacatcagagaatccacactggggagaagccttatgaatgtaatcaatgtggaaaggctttcacacGGAGTTCCAGTCTTGcagtacatcagagaatccacactggggagaagccttTTGCATGCAATCAGTGTGGAAAGTCTTTCACAACAAGTTCCCACCTCTCTGTACATCGtagaatccatactggagagaaaccttatgaatgtaatcaatgtggaaaggctttcagagaACGCTCCCCTCTTATTCATCATCAGACAATCCATACtggggagaagccttatgaatgtaatcagtgtggaaagactttcacacgGAACTCTGgacttgctgtacatcagagaatccacattggagagaaaccttatgaatgtaaacaGTATGGTAAGGCTTTTTAA